The following coding sequences are from one Arcobacter nitrofigilis DSM 7299 window:
- a CDS encoding DsbA family protein produces the protein MQNKKTVLIVIVALIGLFFVGGYFYKQNKASEFGKVASEKAEVFQRDYSLVIGPKDAKVQLVEFFDPACGTCAYYYPFVKDLIKKHKGDIKLVLRYAPFHANANYAVKMLEGAREQNLFKETLELMFATQNQWLDGHGVVPRKLWIVLEKSNILDMKKLSKSMDNLMYDKIIEQDLDDARVLNVRGTPSFFVNGIPLQDLSGENLQKLIESQL, from the coding sequence ATGCAAAATAAAAAAACAGTTTTGATAGTAATAGTCGCATTGATTGGATTATTTTTTGTGGGTGGCTATTTTTATAAACAAAACAAGGCTAGCGAATTTGGAAAAGTAGCAAGTGAAAAAGCAGAAGTTTTCCAAAGGGATTATTCTTTAGTTATTGGACCAAAAGATGCAAAAGTTCAATTAGTAGAATTTTTTGATCCAGCTTGTGGAACTTGTGCTTATTATTATCCTTTTGTTAAAGATTTAATTAAAAAACATAAAGGTGATATTAAATTAGTTCTAAGATATGCTCCTTTTCATGCAAATGCTAATTATGCAGTTAAAATGTTAGAAGGTGCGAGAGAACAAAACCTTTTTAAAGAGACTTTGGAATTGATGTTTGCCACACAAAATCAGTGGTTAGATGGACATGGAGTAGTTCCTAGAAAATTGTGGATAGTTTTAGAAAAGTCAAATATACTTGATATGAAAAAATTATCTAAAAGTATGGACAATCTTATGTATGATAAAATTATTGAACAAGATTTAGATGATGCAAGAGTTTTAAATGTAAGAGGAACTCCTTCATTTTTTGTAAATGGAATACCTCTTCAAGATCTTAGTGGTGAAAATTTACAAAAGTTAATTGAATCACAACTATAA
- a CDS encoding pentapeptide repeat-containing protein: MKKLLLLIFSFTFLFSYDAVQLEKLKKTLVCEDCDLTNANLSGMNLQKASFAGSDLSGSNLTKTNFAKSSFWGTKLEDVKGMDSNFFQCNFENATIKNSTFDRSNFKGANLRLTEIKDVSFKESNLWGVRFDEASIDNVNFSSSRIADARFSDLDLLSSNLSDTLAFDAVFERVNLLQKDCDYLKGEDAKFKDANCQ; encoded by the coding sequence ATGAAAAAACTATTACTTTTAATTTTTAGTTTCACATTTCTTTTCTCATATGATGCAGTACAACTTGAAAAATTAAAAAAAACACTTGTATGTGAAGATTGTGATTTAACAAATGCAAATTTATCTGGTATGAACTTGCAAAAAGCAAGTTTTGCAGGGTCTGATTTGTCAGGGTCAAATTTAACTAAAACAAACTTTGCAAAATCTTCTTTTTGGGGAACAAAACTAGAAGATGTAAAAGGAATGGATTCAAACTTTTTTCAATGTAATTTTGAAAATGCAACTATAAAAAACTCTACTTTTGATAGAAGTAATTTCAAAGGTGCAAATCTGAGATTAACAGAGATAAAAGATGTATCTTTTAAAGAATCAAATCTTTGGGGTGTTAGATTTGATGAAGCATCAATAGATAATGTAAACTTCTCTTCTTCGAGAATTGCAGATGCTAGATTTAGTGACTTGGATTTATTAAGCTCTAATTTAAGTGACACTTTAGCATTTGATGCAGTTTTTGAAAGAGTAAATTTATTACAAAAAGATTGTGATTATTTAAAAGGTGAAGATGCAAAATTCAAAGATGCCAATTGCCAATAA
- a CDS encoding thioredoxin family protein: MIKLLGILVITFLSLNAASFNWEKDYATAVKKAKEQNKPIFVMVSSPTCPECNYMKKHVFVKDEVKNFVNKNFITYHFDINDQDIPKQMQFWGIPRFYFTKDGENVYKKAMGGMKEGKFMALLKENKK; this comes from the coding sequence ATGATTAAGTTATTAGGAATACTTGTAATTACATTTCTTTCATTAAATGCAGCAAGTTTTAATTGGGAAAAAGATTATGCTACTGCTGTAAAAAAGGCAAAAGAGCAAAATAAACCTATTTTTGTGATGGTTAGCTCGCCAACTTGTCCAGAATGTAATTATATGAAAAAACATGTTTTTGTAAAAGATGAAGTTAAAAATTTTGTAAATAAAAATTTTATTACATATCATTTTGATATCAATGATCAAGATATTCCAAAACAGATGCAGTTTTGGGGAATACCAAGATTTTATTTTACAAAAGATGGGGAAAATGTATATAAAAAAGCTATGGGTGGAATGAAGGAAGGCAAATTTATGGCACTTTTAAAGGAGAATAAAAAATGA
- a CDS encoding putative quinol monooxygenase, giving the protein MNIIKKVTFIANDDSIKEMKDLLKTMVEPSKNEKGCLSYEIYQLKENPAKFVVVEAWEDEEALNGHKTTEHYKYYKANFEPYCKDKYSDDLEII; this is encoded by the coding sequence ATGAATATTATAAAAAAAGTTACATTTATTGCAAATGATGATTCTATTAAAGAGATGAAAGATTTATTAAAAACTATGGTTGAGCCTTCTAAAAATGAAAAAGGGTGTTTATCATATGAGATTTATCAATTAAAAGAAAATCCAGCAAAATTTGTAGTTGTTGAAGCTTGGGAAGATGAAGAAGCATTAAATGGACACAAAACAACAGAACATTACAAATACTATAAAGCAAACTTTGAACCATACTGTAAAGATAAATACAGTGATGATTTAGAAATAATTTAA
- a CDS encoding class II aldolase/adducin family protein, with protein MKNLWTDEEAQKYKSDLELRVFTSNLLGRSDELVLHGGGNTSVKSKVSGEDILYVKGSGWDLVSIEKEGFAPVKLDTLIEMAKLDSLSDSDMVSQQKAAMIDKSAPNPSVEAILHAIIPFKFVDHTHADAVVTISNNTNGIENIKKVFPNFLIIPYVMPGFILARTIYDMTKDYDWENSDGIILHNHGIFTFDDDAKKSYDKMISAVTLAEDFLEDNAKLEIPSLEAKEVDLTELITTLSKEKGYDVALKVNQDKEALYYASQTNLKENVTKGVLTPEHIIRTKKVPLVLEDNDIKSAIEEYKKQYKIYFERYAKDEICLNPAPNYAVIKDFGVVSFGKNEKEANIINDIVTHTIKAVLRAQKLGGFVSISEQNSFEMEYWELEQAKLKK; from the coding sequence TTGAAAAACTTATGGACAGATGAAGAGGCACAAAAGTATAAAAGTGATTTAGAATTAAGAGTTTTTACTTCAAACTTATTAGGTAGAAGTGATGAACTTGTTCTTCATGGAGGAGGTAATACTTCTGTAAAATCAAAAGTAAGCGGTGAAGATATTCTTTATGTAAAAGGAAGTGGTTGGGACTTAGTAAGTATTGAAAAAGAGGGATTTGCACCTGTTAAACTTGATACTTTAATTGAAATGGCAAAGCTTGATAGTTTAAGTGATAGTGATATGGTATCACAACAAAAAGCAGCGATGATTGATAAAAGTGCGCCAAATCCTTCGGTTGAAGCAATCTTACATGCAATTATTCCTTTTAAATTTGTAGATCATACACACGCAGATGCTGTTGTAACTATATCAAATAATACAAATGGAATAGAAAATATTAAAAAAGTTTTTCCAAACTTTTTAATTATCCCTTATGTTATGCCTGGTTTTATACTAGCACGTACTATTTATGATATGACTAAAGACTATGATTGGGAAAATAGCGATGGAATTATTTTACATAATCATGGAATTTTTACTTTTGATGATGATGCAAAAAAATCTTATGACAAAATGATATCTGCTGTTACTTTAGCAGAAGATTTTTTAGAAGATAATGCAAAACTTGAAATACCAAGTTTAGAAGCTAAGGAAGTAGATTTAACTGAACTTATAACTACTCTTTCTAAAGAAAAAGGTTATGATGTAGCTTTAAAAGTAAATCAAGATAAAGAGGCTTTATATTATGCTTCTCAAACAAATCTAAAAGAAAATGTTACAAAAGGAGTTTTAACTCCTGAGCACATTATTAGAACAAAAAAAGTGCCTTTAGTTTTAGAAGATAATGATATAAAAAGTGCAATAGAAGAGTATAAAAAACAATATAAAATATATTTTGAAAGGTATGCAAAAGATGAGATTTGTTTAAATCCTGCTCCAAATTATGCAGTAATAAAAGATTTTGGAGTTGTATCTTTTGGAAAAAATGAGAAAGAAGCAAATATTATAAACGATATTGTAACTCATACTATTAAAGCTGTTTTAAGAGCTCAAAAATTAGGTGGCTTTGTAAGTATAAGTGAACAGAATAGTTTTGAAATGGAATATTGGGAACTAGAGCAAGCTAAGTTGAAAAAATAA
- a CDS encoding glycerophosphodiester phosphodiesterase — MNFWDNFKKDEQLLIAHRGLRSLRAENTMAAFKQVIGKYKIAEFDVTFTKDGIAIIIHDDTLERTSNVKEFKEFKKPYKVADYTYEQLLKLDFSSWFIKKDPFNTIKENKVSIEDLKKEKIEKIPTLKEVLLFLKQNNIFANIEIKDLENTNFHEIAAKEVLKIVDETKMQNKVIISSFNHVYLKQIHDINPSIETAALQEKEHPKDLINYLKSLNVKNYNCDFEITDEALVKKLNDEGFYVNVYTVNQKEDIEKLFKWGVKSVFTDY; from the coding sequence ATGAACTTTTGGGATAATTTTAAAAAAGATGAACAACTCCTCATAGCTCACAGAGGTCTAAGGTCCTTGAGAGCTGAGAACACAATGGCAGCATTTAAACAAGTAATTGGCAAATACAAAATAGCAGAATTTGATGTTACTTTTACAAAAGATGGCATTGCTATAATTATTCATGATGATACATTAGAGCGAACAAGTAATGTAAAAGAGTTCAAAGAGTTTAAAAAGCCTTATAAAGTTGCAGATTATACTTATGAGCAATTGTTAAAACTTGATTTTTCTTCATGGTTTATAAAAAAAGACCCCTTTAATACTATAAAAGAAAATAAAGTCTCAATTGAAGATTTAAAAAAAGAGAAAATAGAAAAAATACCAACACTCAAAGAGGTCTTATTATTTTTAAAACAAAATAATATCTTTGCAAATATTGAAATAAAAGATTTAGAAAATACAAACTTTCATGAAATAGCAGCAAAAGAAGTATTAAAAATAGTTGATGAAACCAAGATGCAAAACAAAGTGATAATATCTTCTTTTAATCATGTTTATTTAAAACAAATACATGATATAAATCCCTCAATCGAAACAGCTGCATTACAAGAAAAAGAACATCCAAAAGACTTGATAAATTATTTAAAAAGTTTAAATGTAAAAAACTATAATTGTGATTTTGAAATTACAGATGAAGCTTTAGTTAAAAAGTTAAATGATGAAGGATTTTATGTAAATGTTTATACAGTAAATCAAAAAGAAGATATTGAAAAACTCTTTAAATGGGGAGTAAAATCTGTTTTTACAGACTATTAA
- a CDS encoding ABC transporter permease produces MIRSLPRSKKYNFAFLLYITLFYVFLFAPLVITCILAFNNSDFPTLPWKGFSLDWFLSDTRERLGLFHDENSLQSIFISIQTAFFVSIFSLIMGTMGAFLFEREKFKFKQAFYFLALLPLVIPGVILGISLLLATNSAGTYIEDTFGLDISILRPSFWLVIVGQFSFISTFVLLVVSARLKKFDDSLSDAALNLGATKLETIRYIILPFLKPALIGAGAVAFLMSFENFNTTLFLVGSDTTLPINLYLQVRDGSTPIINAISFLLIVTTSILAVLNLVLTKKEVK; encoded by the coding sequence ATGATAAGGTCATTGCCAAGAAGCAAAAAGTATAATTTTGCCTTTTTACTTTATATAACTTTGTTTTATGTTTTTTTATTTGCACCTTTAGTTATTACTTGTATTTTGGCATTTAATAATTCTGATTTCCCAACTTTACCGTGGAAAGGATTTTCCCTTGATTGGTTTTTATCCGATACAAGGGAGAGACTTGGATTATTTCATGATGAAAACAGTTTGCAAAGTATTTTTATAAGTATTCAAACTGCTTTTTTTGTATCTATTTTTTCTTTGATTATGGGAACAATGGGGGCATTTTTATTTGAAAGGGAAAAGTTCAAGTTTAAACAAGCTTTTTATTTTCTAGCACTTCTTCCCTTAGTAATTCCAGGTGTAATACTTGGTATTTCATTACTTCTTGCAACAAATAGTGCGGGAACATATATAGAAGATACTTTTGGATTAGATATTAGTATTTTAAGACCTAGTTTTTGGTTAGTTATTGTTGGACAGTTTTCCTTTATCTCTACTTTTGTTTTATTAGTAGTTTCCGCAAGACTTAAAAAATTTGATGATTCCTTATCAGATGCTGCTTTAAACTTAGGAGCTACAAAACTTGAAACTATCAGGTATATTATTTTACCATTTTTAAAACCAGCTCTTATAGGAGCTGGTGCTGTTGCCTTTTTAATGAGTTTTGAAAACTTCAATACTACCTTATTTTTAGTGGGTTCTGATACTACTTTACCAATAAATTTATATCTACAAGTTAGAGATGGAAGTACTCCAATTATAAATGCAATTTCATTTTTACTAATAGTTACAACATCCATTTTGGCAGTTTTAAACTTAGTACTTACAAAAAAAGAGGTCAAATAA
- a CDS encoding ABC transporter permease: protein MSLKVENDVGDMVWSFSNYNAFFKESIYWYTFVRTATYSILVTFLTFVVTFPIAFYITKVVSPKYKGFLTILLLMPFWVSELVRVYGWMILLRESGVINYYLMQFGIIDKPIEMLYNDVSMIMGLVYTSMLFMIVPLISALEGMDDSYIEAALDLGASKFVIFFKIIIPYAAPGIVSGSIVVFMLTLGNYLTPNLMGGKNSLWFTEQIYNQFIASFNWNQGAAFGFLLLILSSLIIWIALKISKQNLSKALS, encoded by the coding sequence ATGTCACTAAAAGTAGAAAATGATGTTGGTGATATGGTTTGGAGTTTTAGTAATTATAATGCGTTTTTTAAAGAAAGTATATATTGGTATACTTTTGTAAGAACTGCTACATACTCTATTCTTGTGACATTTTTAACTTTTGTAGTGACCTTTCCCATTGCTTTTTATATCACAAAAGTTGTTTCACCTAAATATAAAGGATTTTTGACAATACTTCTTTTGATGCCATTTTGGGTGAGTGAACTTGTGCGTGTTTATGGCTGGATGATTTTACTTAGGGAAAGTGGAGTTATAAACTATTATTTAATGCAATTTGGAATAATAGACAAACCCATTGAAATGCTTTATAATGATGTAAGTATGATAATGGGACTTGTTTATACTTCAATGCTATTTATGATAGTTCCACTTATCTCTGCACTTGAAGGTATGGATGATAGTTATATTGAAGCAGCTTTAGATTTGGGGGCTTCAAAATTTGTAATCTTTTTCAAAATAATTATTCCCTATGCAGCACCTGGAATTGTATCTGGTTCTATAGTTGTATTTATGTTAACACTTGGTAATTATTTAACTCCAAATTTAATGGGTGGGAAAAATTCACTTTGGTTTACAGAGCAAATTTATAATCAATTTATTGCAAGTTTCAATTGGAATCAAGGTGCTGCTTTTGGATTCTTACTTTTGATTTTGTCTTCACTTATTATTTGGATTGCTTTAAAAATTTCTAAACAAAATCTTTCAAAGGCTCTATCATGA
- a CDS encoding ABC transporter ATP-binding protein, translated as MQNILDIKNLKKTFGDHKAVNGVNFQVEEGKFFSILGPSGCGKTTLLRMIAGFLEPSSGNIIINNKEMVGVPPNKRPVNLVFQNLALFPMMNVQENVAFGLKRQNVPKKEIEKKVKSMLERVHLSDYLNHNVQELSGGQKQRVAIARSLVLSPSILLLDEPLGALDLKLREQMKIELKKLQNEIGTTFIYITHDQSEALVMSDKVAVMNKGQLEQIDTPQNLYSNPKTSFVASFVGETNKFEAYKENENSVKTKEGLNFLAEFIDKDIQKDCTLFVRPEAIALFPKNWRKRYELF; from the coding sequence ATGCAAAATATTTTAGATATCAAAAATCTCAAAAAAACTTTTGGAGATCATAAAGCTGTCAATGGAGTGAACTTTCAAGTAGAAGAAGGAAAGTTTTTCTCTATTTTGGGACCATCTGGTTGTGGGAAGACAACACTACTTAGAATGATAGCTGGATTTTTAGAACCAAGTTCAGGAAATATAATTATTAATAATAAAGAGATGGTAGGAGTACCACCAAACAAAAGACCTGTAAATCTTGTTTTTCAAAACTTAGCACTATTTCCAATGATGAATGTCCAAGAGAATGTAGCTTTTGGATTAAAAAGACAAAATGTCCCTAAAAAAGAGATAGAAAAAAAAGTCAAATCTATGTTAGAAAGAGTTCACTTAAGTGATTATTTAAATCACAATGTACAAGAACTTTCAGGTGGACAAAAACAAAGAGTTGCCATAGCTAGATCACTTGTACTTTCACCTTCAATTTTACTTTTAGATGAACCTTTAGGAGCTTTAGATTTGAAGCTTAGGGAACAGATGAAAATAGAATTAAAAAAACTTCAAAATGAAATTGGCACGACATTTATTTATATAACTCACGACCAATCTGAAGCATTAGTTATGAGTGATAAAGTGGCAGTTATGAATAAAGGGCAATTAGAACAAATAGATACTCCTCAAAATCTATACTCAAACCCAAAAACTAGTTTTGTAGCATCTTTTGTGGGTGAAACAAATAAATTTGAAGCTTACAAAGAAAATGAAAACTCAGTTAAAACAAAAGAAGGTCTTAACTTTTTAGCAGAATTTATAGATAAAGATATACAAAAAGATTGTACTTTATTTGTAAGACCAGAGGCTATTGCCCTATTTCCAAAAAATTGGAGAAAAAGATATGAACTATTTTGA
- a CDS encoding extracellular solute-binding protein: MKKLTLLAVATTILFSGNLLANDTLKILTWKGYAPQALVEKFEKETGINVELTYSNNEEMIAKLRATRGAGFDLAQPSQDRISSVQAKYNIYMPIDYSKITTTNVIPSMLTAVKNNTKVKGKSYAVPFCYGTSGLIVNKKLAPNAKDYSDLLNPKYAGKISYRLKRPTLIAIAFGKGVDPFKKYSDIAAYSSLMNTVGKDLIAAKPLVHNYWANGDALLSMLRSGEVTVAMGWDGGGWKLHKENPDIDFVAPKSGALGWIDTFAIPSKAKNVKGAYKWINFMLKPENAAYFTNDQGYGTASNGAVKLLDPEKKDNFERTFTKEDIENINWYPPVPSKLEKIEGRTLDLVKSAK; this comes from the coding sequence ATGAAAAAGTTAACCCTTCTGGCTGTTGCTACAACTATTTTATTCAGTGGCAATTTATTAGCAAATGATACACTTAAAATCCTTACGTGGAAAGGATATGCACCTCAAGCTTTAGTAGAAAAGTTTGAAAAAGAAACAGGGATAAATGTTGAACTTACCTATTCAAATAATGAAGAGATGATTGCAAAATTAAGAGCAACTAGAGGGGCAGGATTTGACCTTGCACAGCCTTCTCAAGATAGAATAAGTTCAGTACAAGCAAAATATAATATCTATATGCCAATAGATTATTCAAAAATCACAACGACAAATGTCATTCCATCAATGTTGACTGCTGTAAAAAACAATACAAAAGTAAAAGGTAAATCATATGCAGTACCTTTTTGTTATGGGACTTCTGGTTTAATTGTTAATAAAAAACTTGCTCCTAATGCTAAAGATTACAGTGATTTATTAAATCCAAAATATGCTGGAAAAATCTCTTATAGATTAAAAAGACCAACTTTGATTGCTATTGCATTTGGAAAAGGAGTTGATCCTTTTAAAAAGTACTCTGACATTGCTGCTTACTCTTCTTTAATGAATACAGTAGGAAAAGATTTAATTGCTGCAAAACCTTTAGTGCATAACTATTGGGCAAATGGAGATGCACTTTTAAGTATGTTAAGAAGCGGAGAAGTTACTGTTGCCATGGGATGGGACGGTGGTGGTTGGAAACTACACAAAGAAAATCCTGACATTGATTTTGTTGCCCCAAAAAGTGGAGCATTAGGTTGGATTGATACTTTTGCTATTCCTTCAAAAGCCAAAAATGTAAAAGGTGCTTATAAATGGATTAATTTTATGTTAAAACCTGAAAATGCAGCTTATTTTACAAATGATCAAGGTTATGGTACAGCCTCAAATGGCGCAGTTAAACTTTTAGATCCTGAGAAAAAAGATAACTTTGAGAGAACATTTACAAAAGAAGATATTGAAAATATAAATTGGTACCCACCAGTTCCTTCAAAATTAGAAAAAATAGAAGGTAGAACTTTAGATTTAGTAAAATCTGCAAAATAG
- the lsrK gene encoding autoinducer-2 kinase has translation MLKYLMAIDAGTGSVRAVIFDTNGNQISVGQREWTHLEDEGVKYSMSFDFTINWQLCIDCIKEAIEKSKINPNDILALSSTSMREGIVLYDKDGNELWGVANVDARACDEVKYLKENFQGIEEEFYHTSGQTFALGALPRILWLKNNRPMIYEKVAKISMIGDWILAKLSGVIASDPSNAGTTGIFSLINRTWDTSQASKIGLKDDIFPPCYEVGTVIGTVSEKASKETALSNNTKVVMGGGDVQLGSAGLGVVEVGQVAVLGGSFWQQIVNISSDIYPPSNMSLRVNPHVIPNQSQAEGITFFSGLIMRWFRDAFCDMEKLEAKEKNIDVYEVLEEKAKDVPIGSYGIMPIFSDSMKYGKWYHAAPSFINLSIDSNICNKASMFRSLEENACIVSSINLEKVEAFTNLKFDEIVFAGGASRGKLWPQILADVTGCKIKIPKVTEATALGAAMAAGVGAGIFETLSLASKELVVWDKEYLPNLGNKKIYDDIKEKWIKIYNKQLELVDSDLTNSMWKAPGV, from the coding sequence ATGTTGAAATATTTAATGGCCATTGATGCAGGAACAGGTAGTGTTCGGGCGGTTATTTTTGATACTAATGGAAATCAAATAAGTGTAGGTCAAAGGGAATGGACTCATCTAGAAGACGAAGGTGTTAAATACAGTATGAGCTTTGACTTTACTATAAACTGGCAATTATGTATTGATTGTATAAAAGAAGCAATCGAAAAATCAAAAATAAATCCAAATGATATTTTAGCCCTTAGCTCCACAAGTATGAGAGAAGGTATTGTTTTATATGATAAAGATGGAAATGAACTTTGGGGTGTGGCAAATGTTGATGCAAGGGCTTGTGATGAAGTTAAATATTTAAAAGAAAATTTTCAAGGTATTGAAGAAGAGTTTTACCATACTTCAGGACAAACTTTTGCATTAGGTGCACTTCCAAGAATTTTATGGTTAAAAAATAATAGACCTATGATTTATGAAAAAGTTGCAAAAATTTCTATGATTGGAGATTGGATTTTAGCAAAATTAAGTGGAGTAATTGCAAGTGATCCAAGCAATGCAGGAACTACTGGAATATTTTCACTTATTAATAGAACATGGGATACTTCTCAGGCTTCAAAAATTGGCTTAAAAGATGATATCTTTCCACCTTGTTATGAAGTAGGAACGGTTATTGGAACTGTTAGTGAAAAAGCTTCTAAAGAAACAGCTCTTTCAAATAATACAAAAGTAGTAATGGGTGGAGGAGATGTTCAATTAGGTTCTGCTGGATTAGGAGTTGTAGAAGTTGGACAAGTAGCAGTTCTTGGTGGTTCTTTTTGGCAACAAATTGTAAATATATCATCTGATATTTATCCTCCTTCAAATATGAGTTTAAGAGTTAATCCCCATGTTATCCCAAATCAATCCCAAGCAGAAGGGATTACATTTTTTTCTGGACTTATTATGAGATGGTTTAGGGATGCTTTTTGTGATATGGAAAAACTTGAAGCAAAAGAAAAAAATATTGATGTTTATGAAGTACTTGAAGAAAAAGCAAAAGATGTTCCTATTGGTTCATATGGAATTATGCCTATATTTTCCGATTCTATGAAGTATGGAAAATGGTACCATGCGGCACCTTCTTTTATAAATTTAAGTATTGATTCAAATATTTGTAATAAGGCTTCTATGTTTAGATCTTTGGAAGAAAATGCTTGTATAGTCTCTTCAATTAATTTAGAAAAAGTAGAAGCTTTTACAAATCTAAAATTTGATGAAATAGTATTTGCAGGGGGAGCTAGTAGGGGGAAACTTTGGCCTCAAATATTAGCAGATGTAACTGGCTGTAAAATAAAAATACCAAAAGTAACAGAAGCTACAGCACTTGGAGCTGCAATGGCTGCTGGTGTTGGAGCTGGCATTTTTGAAACACTTAGCTTAGCTTCAAAAGAGTTAGTGGTTTGGGATAAAGAGTATTTACCAAACCTTGGAAATAAAAAAATATATGATGATATAAAAGAAAAGTGGATAAAAATTTATAATAAACAACTAGAGTTAGTAGATAGTGATTTAACTAATTCTATGTGGAAAGCACCAGGAGTATAA
- a CDS encoding cupin domain-containing protein, producing MKLTNENKHEYRFGTHGPKYLTKGPMVDMGVVVIGVGEEHPCHKHTKQEESFFVLEGECSVYLDGVKVVIKKGDYLQCELGESHMFINESDKPFKAVFIKAPHFDVKDSVYIDWKPGQEFIKEA from the coding sequence ATGAAGTTAACAAATGAGAATAAACATGAGTATAGATTTGGAACACATGGACCAAAATATTTAACAAAAGGCCCTATGGTAGATATGGGAGTTGTTGTAATTGGTGTAGGAGAAGAGCATCCCTGTCACAAACATACAAAACAAGAAGAGTCATTTTTTGTTTTAGAAGGTGAGTGTAGTGTTTATCTTGATGGAGTAAAAGTGGTAATTAAAAAAGGTGATTATTTACAGTGTGAGCTAGGTGAATCACATATGTTTATAAATGAAAGTGATAAACCTTTTAAAGCAGTATTTATAAAAGCTCCTCATTTTGATGTGAAAGATTCAGTATATATTGATTGGAAACCTGGGCAAGAATTTATAAAAGAGGCTTAA
- a CDS encoding ion transporter, with protein sequence MELKKNLYFILERPSNHKYGMFIQAIIYINIFASILILFLETEESLKGYMHILNYINIFSIGVFTVEYIARIYCINYDNKRKRIKYILSPFMIIDLLVLLPFYLSFLPFLNIDLAFLRTLRVLRIFKLFRLGKFIEFDNILAQIVKEKKEEFIFILIASVIILFTISPLVYFAEHDAQPTVFKSMFDSLWWSVITFTTVGYGDMYPITGFGRILATFLSVFGIAFYAIPGSILTSAFLDKMNHKKHYKEENNSDEK encoded by the coding sequence ATGGAATTAAAAAAAAATCTATATTTTATTCTTGAACGACCATCAAATCATAAATATGGAATGTTTATTCAAGCTATTATTTATATAAATATATTTGCTAGTATTTTAATATTATTTTTAGAAACAGAAGAGTCTTTAAAAGGGTATATGCATATATTAAATTATATAAATATATTTAGTATTGGAGTTTTTACTGTAGAATATATTGCAAGAATATATTGTATAAATTATGATAATAAGAGAAAAAGAATTAAGTATATCTTATCACCTTTTATGATAATTGATTTATTAGTATTATTACCTTTTTATTTATCTTTTTTACCATTTTTAAATATAGATTTGGCATTTCTTAGAACTTTAAGAGTTTTAAGAATTTTTAAACTCTTTAGACTTGGGAAGTTTATTGAGTTTGATAATATATTAGCTCAAATTGTAAAAGAAAAAAAAGAAGAGTTTATATTTATTTTAATAGCTTCTGTTATAATATTATTTACGATATCGCCTTTAGTATATTTTGCAGAACATGATGCCCAACCAACAGTGTTTAAAAGTATGTTTGATTCTCTTTGGTGGTCAGTTATAACATTTACAACTGTTGGATATGGAGATATGTATCCAATAACAGGTTTTGGAAGAATATTAGCTACATTTTTAAGTGTATTTGGAATAGCTTTTTATGCAATACCTGGTTCGATTTTAACATCTGCATTTTTGGATAAGATGAACCATAAAAAGCATTATAAAGAAGAAAATAACAGTGATGAAAAGTAA